The proteins below come from a single Fusarium verticillioides 7600 chromosome 3, whole genome shotgun sequence genomic window:
- a CDS encoding DNA-directed RNA polymerase II subunit RPB9, translating to MATPQSTTSYEGAEGDKKLEQITFRFCSECSNMLYPKEDEDAHKLQFTCRTCQYTEDAKSTCVFRNVLNTSAGETAGVTQDVGSDPTVSHLPPVLCYGCGGVILCTSCGQPDCQMVVSNEKVSQPITGMCQFTLPWEDPFADYDEEMMDEDYDDTRTESDDFLSDASEEFLEEISMCCDSSMKCES from the coding sequence ATGGCTACCCCCCAATCCACCACCTCTTACGAGGGCGCCGAaggcgacaagaagctcgagcAGATCACCTTCCGATTCTGCTCCGAATGCTCAAACATGCTTTATCccaaggaggacgaggatgctCACAAGCTTCAGTTTACCTGCCGAACTTGCCAGTACACCGAGGACGCCAAGTCTACCTGCGTCTTCCGCAACGTCCTCAACACCTCGGCCGGTGAGACCGCCGGTGTCACCCAGGATGTTGGCTCCGATCCAACGGTTAGTCATCTTCCACCTGTTCTCTGTTACGGCTGTGGCGGAGTCATCTTGTGCACTTCTTGCGGCCAGCCCGATTGCCAAATGGTGGTCTCCAACGAGAAAGTCAGTCAGCCCATCACGGGCATGTGCCAGTTCACCTTGCCATGGGAGGATCCTTTCGCCGACTAcgacgaggagatgatggacgAGGACTACGATGACACAAGGACCGAGTCTGATGACTTCCTCTCCGACGCCAGCGAAGAATTCCTCGAAGAGATCTCCATGTGCTGTGATTCGTCCATGAAGTGTGAATCAtga
- a CDS encoding peptidyl-prolyl cis-trans isomerase ssp-1: protein MADTGLPPGWEVRHSNSKNLPYYFNSAEKLSRWEPPSGTDTEKLKHYMATNHSAGSRPGAVAGVPEGKIRAAHLLVKHRDSRRPSSWREAEITRTKEEALEIIQDHEQKIKSGSITLGELALTESDCSSARKRGDLGYFGKGDMQKEFEDASFGLQPGQMSGIVETASGLHLIERLE, encoded by the exons ATG GCTGACACTGGTCTTCCTCCGGGCTGGGAGGTCCGAcactccaactccaagaacctCCCCTACTACTTCAACTCTGCCGAGAAGCTCTCACGATGGGAACCTCCCTCCGGCACCGACAccgagaagctgaagcaTTATATGGCTACTAATCACAGTGCTGGCTCTCGTCCTGGTGCCGTCGCTGGTGTTCCCGAGGGTAAGATCCGTGCTGCTCATCTACTAGTCAAGCACCGCGACAGTCGACGACCCAGCAGCTGGAGAGAG GCTGAGATCACGCgcaccaaggaggaggccCTTGAGATCATCCAGGACCACGAGCAAAAGATCAAGTCCGGCAGTATCACACTTGGTGAGCTCGCCCTCACCGAATCCGACTGCTCTTCTGCCCGTAAGCGAGGCGACCTCGGATACTTTGGCAAGGGAGACATGCAGAAGGAGTTTGAAGATGCTTCCTTTGGCCTCCAGCCTGGCCAGATGAGCGGAATTGTGGAGACAGCTAGCGGCCTTCACTTGATTGAGCG CCTGGAATAA